A part of Bacillus rossius redtenbacheri isolate Brsri chromosome 1, Brsri_v3, whole genome shotgun sequence genomic DNA contains:
- the LOC134528392 gene encoding peptidyl-prolyl cis-trans isomerase Fkbp12, whose translation MGVEVEVLSPGDGQTFPKTGQTVVVHYTGTLENGVKFDSSRDRGVPFKFRLGKGEVIKGWDQGVAQMCVGQRARLICSPDYAYGSRGHPGIIPPDATLIFDVELIKVEP comes from the exons ATGGGTGTGGAAGTTGAAGTTCTTTCGCCGGGCGATG GTCAGACGTTTCCAAAGACGGGCCAAACAGTGGTTGTACATTACACAG GTACCTTAGAAAATGGAGTCAAGTTCGACTCCTCCCGAGACAGAGGAGTACCGTTCAAGTTTCGGCTTGGTAAAGGCGAAGTTATCAAAGGCTGGGACCAAGGAGTTGCTCAA ATGTGTGTGGGACAGAGAGCGAGACTAATCTGCTCTCCCGATTACGCCTACGGGTCACGGGGACACCCTGGAAT TATCCCGCCGGATGCCACGCTCATCTTCGATGTGGAACTCATCAAAGTGGAGCCATAA